The genomic segment GCCTGAGAGGGCGCAGAGCACCCGGCCCGTGCCGACCTGCGCGCGGATGGCGGCGACCTGGTCGGCGATGACGTTGCCCGGGTTCCAGTCGGCGGGGATGCCCGCCGCCCGGTGGAGGAAGTTCTCGATGACGCCCTGACCGTAGGTGGTGTGCTTGACCTCGGGGTGCCACTGCACGCCGTAGAGGCCCCGCGTCGGTGACGCGAAGGCCGCGACCGGGGTGGACGCCGTGGAGGCGAGGACGTCGAAGCCCTCGGGGGCCGCCGTCACGGAGTCGCCGTGGCTCATCCACACGGTCTGCGCGTCGGGCTGGTCGCCGAGGAGCTCGCCCCCGCCCTCCCCGTCGACGCTCATGTCGGTGGCGCCGTACTCGCGGGCGCCGGTCTTCTCCACGGTGCCACCCAGCGCCTGCGCCATCACCTGGAACCCGTAGCAGATGCCCATCACGGGCACGCCCAGCTCGAGGATGCCCGAGTCGAGCGCCGGAGCACCCTCTTCGTACACGCTCGACGGACCGCCGGAGAGCACGATGCCCACCGGGTTCTTCGCGGCGACCTCGGCGGCGGAGATGTCGTGCGGCACGATCTCGGAGTACACGTTCGCCTCGCGCACGCGACGCGCGATGAGCTGGGCGTACTGCGCGCCGAAGTCGACGACGAGGACGGGACGGGTGAGCTGGTCGTGTGCGAGCTCGGCGTCGCCCGACGGGGTGTTCTCGCTAATGAGCGGCCTCCACTGACTGCTGATCGGCTGCGGCCTGGGCCTCGCGTTCGGCGAGGTAGGCGGTGACCTCGCGGGCGATGCGCGCCTCGAGGAAGAAGGACAGGAACGGGATGACGCCACCGAGGGCGATCAGCACGAACCGTGTGAACGGCCAGCGCATCAGGCTCCAGAGGTGGATGTCGCTGGCGAGGTAGACCACGTAGAACCAGCCGTGCACGATCAGCACGCCCGTCGAGAGGTTCACCGCGGTGACCGTGCCGACGGGTACCAGGGCGAGGAAGCCCTGCGCGCCGCCCAGCTCGAGCTCGAGCCCGATGGGGGTGTACTTGAGGATCATCTCGGTGCACAGCAGGAGCAGCAGGACACCGGTGATGATCGACGCGACCCGGTAGAACGTGACAGCCCGGCGGATGCGCGGGAAGTCCTTGAGCTTGGGTTGGACCGCCATGCCCCTAGCCTACCGTCGCGTCGCTGGGGTTCTCCTCGGCCTCCTCGAGCTCCCGCTGCCAGGCGTCGCGGACCAGCCGGTACCAGAGGAAGACGGCGAACCCGGCGAAGACGACCCACTCCGCCGCGTAGAAGATGTTCAGCCAGTTGAGCTGGACCGAGCGGTCCGGCGGAGGGGACGAGATGACCTGGAGCCCGTCGGGAGCGGCCTCCGACACGATGTAGCCGCCGTAGGCCTTGGCGGTCGCGTCGAACTGCGGCCACGCGTTGATGAGCGCGGCGACGGACATCGTCCGCTCGAACGGCCGGGAGCCATCGGAGGTGCGCTCCGAGTCGGCGGTCGGATCCTCCGGCTGCATGTAGCGCCCCTCGACGCCGATCGTCGACGCGGGGACCGCCGCCAGCTCCTCCGCCACCTGCTCGGCGACGGCCTGGTCGTCGGTCCAGCCGAGGGCGACGGCGACGTACGTGTCGGCCGGGTAGTCGACCGCGAACTGCCCGACCACCCAGTAGCCCTTCCGACCGTCGTCGACACGATCGGCGAGCACGCTGTACCCGTCGTCGACGAACCGGCCGGTGGTCGACACGATCTGCCCCACCTGCTCACCCGTCAGCGGCTCCTGCGGCTGTGCCAGGTCGAGGAGCGGCCTGGCCGTCTCGGTGGCGCGCTGATCGTCGACCTCGCCGTTCGACACCGCTCGTGCGAGCTGCCACTGGCTGAGCCCGCCGAAGATGGCCGCCACGGCCAGGGCGAGCAGCAGCACGCCGATCCAGCGCGGTCTGCGCATCACGCTGAAGAGTGTCAATACTCGCTGTCCCTCGCGGGTCGGGTGTCGGTCTCGGCGGAAGCCTCTGGCTCGGCGTCGAAGGGACGGTCGGGTCCGGAGGGCACGGTCGCCGCGGTCGGGCGCGTGGTGGTGTCGACCTCGTCGGCGTCTCCCGCCGTCGCTGCCTCCATGAGCGCGATCGCCTCGTCGGCCATCGGGTCGCGCTTGGGCTGCGGCTTCGGGCGGGTCCGGAGGATCGCCCGACCGATCCGCTCCGAGTTCACGGCGAGGATCGGACCCATGACCGCCATGATAAGCACGTACAACCCGGCGAACGGCTGGATGCGCTCGTCGAGGCCCGCGGCCAGCGCGAGCGTCGCCAGGATCAGCCCGAACTCACCGCGGTTCTGGAGGATGACGGTGGTGTTGATGCCGGCCTGCGGACCCAGCCCGTTGAGCCAGGCCACGAACTGGCCGGCGCCGATGTTGAGCACCACGGTCATCAGCACCGCC from the Cnuibacter physcomitrellae genome contains:
- a CDS encoding DUF3817 domain-containing protein — encoded protein: MAVQPKLKDFPRIRRAVTFYRVASIITGVLLLLLCTEMILKYTPIGLELELGGAQGFLALVPVGTVTAVNLSTGVLIVHGWFYVVYLASDIHLWSLMRWPFTRFVLIALGGVIPFLSFFLEARIAREVTAYLAEREAQAAADQQSVEAAH
- a CDS encoding SURF1 family protein, which gives rise to MRRPRWIGVLLLALAVAAIFGGLSQWQLARAVSNGEVDDQRATETARPLLDLAQPQEPLTGEQVGQIVSTTGRFVDDGYSVLADRVDDGRKGYWVVGQFAVDYPADTYVAVALGWTDDQAVAEQVAEELAAVPASTIGVEGRYMQPEDPTADSERTSDGSRPFERTMSVAALINAWPQFDATAKAYGGYIVSEAAPDGLQVISSPPPDRSVQLNWLNIFYAAEWVVFAGFAVFLWYRLVRDAWQRELEEAEENPSDATVG